A stretch of DNA from Paenibacillus albus:
CGGAGATATTCACGGAGACGACAGTTTACGAGTATGAGATCCTGCAATCGCGTATTCGCGAGCTGGCATTCTTGAACAAAGGGATCGAGATTGCGCTTAGCGATGAGCGGACAGGTGCTAGCCACACCTACAAATACGATGGCGGTATTATCGAGTTTGTAAAATACTTGAACCGCAGCCGTGAGGCGCTCCACGATGTGCCTATCTACGTTGAGGGCGAGAAGGACAATATTCATGTCGAAGTTGCGCTGCAATACAATGACAGCTACACGGAGAACATTTATTCGTTCGCGAATAATATTAATACGCACGAGGGCGGTACTCATGAATCCGGCTTTAAGAGTGCGTTGACACGGATCATTAACGAGTATTCCCGTAAATCGAACGCGATTAAAGAGAGCGACAACAACCTCTCCGGCGACGACGTTCGTGAAGGTCTAACGGCGATTATTTCGGTCAAAATTCCGGAGCCTCAGTTCGAAGGCCAGACGAAGACGAAACTTGGCAACAGCGAAGTGCGCGGTATCGTCGAATCCTTCTTCGCGGAGAAGTTCCAAGAATTCCTTGACGAGAATCCAGCCGTCTCGAAGAAGATTGTCGAGAAAGGCCTTCAAGCTGCGCGTGCGCGTGAAGCAGCTCGCAAAGCACGTGAGCTGACGCGCCGTAAGAGTGCGCTAGAAGTAAGCGCCCTTCCGGGCAAGCTGGCGGACTGCTCCTCCAAGGATGCATCCATCAGTGAAATTTACATCGTAGAAGGTGACTCCGCGGGCGGGTCGGCGAAGCAAGGTCGTGATCGCCATTACCAAGCGATCCTGCCGCTGCGCGGTAAGATTCTAAACGTAGAGCGTGCGCGACTGGATCGGATTCTGTCGAATACGGAGATCCGTGCGATTATTACCGCTCTTGGCACCAGCATTGCAGATGACTTTGACATTGCGAAAGCACGTTATCACAAAGTCATAATCATGACGGATGCGGACGTCGACGGCGCTCATATTCGTACGCTGCTGCTTACGTTCTTCTTCCGCTACATGCGCAAGATCATCGAAGCGGGTTATATCTATATCGCACAGCCGCCGCTCTTTAAGGTTGAACGTAACAAAGTCGTTCGATACGCGCAAAGCGAGAAGGAACGCGATGCCATCATTGCGGAATTCGGAGAAGGCGCGAAAGTAAACGTTCAACGTTATAAAGGTCTCGGCGAGATGAACGCTACCCAGCTATGGGAGACGACGATGGATCCCGAGAGCCGTACCATGCTACAGGTTACGATCGAGGATGCAATCGAAGCGGATAATATCTTTG
This window harbors:
- the gyrB gene encoding DNA topoisomerase (ATP-hydrolyzing) subunit B encodes the protein MSSNQHTYDESQIQVLEGLEAVRKRPGMYIGSTSSKGLHHLVWEVVDNSIDEALAGFCTRIEVNIHEDNSITVVDNGRGIPVGENVKLKKSTLEVVMTVLHAGGKFGGEGYKVSGGLHGVGISVVNALSEHVEVTVKREGKIHRQEYRRGAPQGDLQIIGETDETGTTTRFKPDPEIFTETTVYEYEILQSRIRELAFLNKGIEIALSDERTGASHTYKYDGGIIEFVKYLNRSREALHDVPIYVEGEKDNIHVEVALQYNDSYTENIYSFANNINTHEGGTHESGFKSALTRIINEYSRKSNAIKESDNNLSGDDVREGLTAIISVKIPEPQFEGQTKTKLGNSEVRGIVESFFAEKFQEFLDENPAVSKKIVEKGLQAARAREAARKARELTRRKSALEVSALPGKLADCSSKDASISEIYIVEGDSAGGSAKQGRDRHYQAILPLRGKILNVERARLDRILSNTEIRAIITALGTSIADDFDIAKARYHKVIIMTDADVDGAHIRTLLLTFFFRYMRKIIEAGYIYIAQPPLFKVERNKVVRYAQSEKERDAIIAEFGEGAKVNVQRYKGLGEMNATQLWETTMDPESRTMLQVTIEDAIEADNIFETLMGDNVEPRREFIQEFAKFVKNLDI